The Eremothecium gossypii ATCC 10895 chromosome VII, complete sequence nucleotide sequence ATTGAAGCGGTTCAAACTCGATTTGCTCTCAGAGAGAACTTTCGCGTGATCCAGGAATACCATTTGATTACTAGATATGCTGAGAGCATCTGCTTTGCGTACAGTGCGTTCTCTGAGAACGCCGACATTCGGAACAGCCTTTCCTGTGGGCTTGCAGCGCACGGCCATCCGGTTGAACTCCAGCGCTAGCGGCGGTGGGATACCCAAGGCTACTGAAGAACTGTCTGAGCTACAGAACCAACTACCGACGTTTGAAACGGCGGAGCCTATAGTGCAGGCAGCGGGAGAGGCATCGAACCATATAGGGTACCTGGCGTCGATTAATATGGCGGACTCGTGGCTGTGGCCGACGGGTTTGCTGCAAAACATATTGGAGCACGTGCACGTTTATGCCGGGCTTCCATGGTGGGGGACCATTTGCGTGACTACAGTGCTTGTGCGGGCGTTGCTGTTCCCGCTGTACGTGAAGTACTCCGATACGATCGCCAAGACTTCACGGGTGAAGCcggagctggagcagctgaCGCGGGAAGTCATGGCAAGCACTGACCTGGTGGAGCAGCAACAGGCCACATTGAAGCGGCGGAAGCTCCTACAGGAGAACGGCATCAAAAACCGTTATCTAGTTGTGCCTATTCTTCAATTGCCTCTTGCCATCTCCTTCTTCGCAGCAATCAGGCAGATGGCAAACTACCCTGTGGATGGTTTCAGTGTCCAGGGTATCTGGTGGTTTGCCGATCTGGCACAGGCTGACCCCTACCTCGGTCTCCAGTGTCTGACTGCGGCGATGTTCATGGGGCTGAGTCGCGCAGGTGGAGAATCTGGAGCTCAACAATTCTCGCCCCAGATGAGAAAGGTGTTTACCTTCCTACCGCTGTTGACGATCCCAGCTACGATGAACCTAGCTAGCGGAGTTGTGCTTTATCTTGCTGTCAACGGTGTGTGTTCTGTTGCCCAGACGCTATTATTGAGAACACCTGCTATCCGGCGCAAGTTGAACATCGCAGATGTGGTTCCAGCACCACCCGCGGATCCTAATGCCCCACCAAAGGGTTTACTGGAAAGTTTCAGGGAGAACATAAAGAAGGCCAAGGAGCAAGCTGAGAAGAAGGCGGAGATGAACAAAAAACGTTATGAACTAGAGGAGGCGGCAAAGAAGGAGAAAGAACGGACTAGCAATATAAAGATTGTCCACAGGTCGAAACTAAAGTAAACGGTCAACATGATGCTCTTTCATATTACTCGGCCAACCTTTGCTTCTTGTACTTAAATACAACATTACCTGCACATAGTTTCAAAGCGGCGAAAGCCTCACATAACTGTATTAGAAATTAAACATAAACATAACGAGTACATTACTAAAGTATACATAGTCCTTCGTTCGGAGTGTAATACAAAGATTAAAGAATGATAAAGAACCAAAAACACCACGAGCTTGCATAACATCAGGTGAAGTAATGCTCTGGGTTTCTAATCAGATGCTGTAGTAGCATTTGCAGCAAACCCAAAGTGGGCCCCATCGTACTGGCAAGATCATCTTGGTTGATGAAAGACATCGAAAACACAATTGCCAAGTTGCTAGCATCCATTCTGTTATTCTCAACATGCTGGTGAACGCGGTTGAGATGCAAGAACAGCCGTTTTAGAATATGGTAATTGAAAACAGGCAAGGTACTCAGCAGCGTCTTTATACCATTCTGGAACTGGGATAGATCAACCTCATGGTTCTTGTAAGCGGTCATGATATTAACGAACTCGTCCACCTTTTCATTTGTGAACAAAGATTCAGGAAGTTCCCTGAGGTATAGTTTAAAACACCCGGCAATAGTATTTATTTCAAACCAACGGTCATCTTCCAGCGTAAAAGTGTTGTGAACAGCCCCCTCATCGTCAAATGCATTCTTGAGTGCATTGATGCTGCCCACGGAACCAGGCACCCTATATAGGCCCACTTCATCAAGCCCGCGCAACTCGATTTCATCCAACAATTTCACTATAATATTGGGTATTAACGCTCCTTCTCTTTCGCAAACGTCTTCTACCGGTACACCGAAGATTTTATTTGATGTTTTACCCTTAAATCTTTTAGAATGGAAGGAGTATCTTTTAGAGAGTGTAATGGCCTTCATCCATTCATGCATATCAGCGTCGTCCATACATTGAAGGGTATGTTGTGTACCATCCTCCATAACAATCTTAAAACAATGCATCATATCAGGATCCTGCCTGTAGTTGTTGATTTGGATGCACGATTTGATCTCAAAAGTCTTGATGACAGTGACGATCTTTGTATCTTGTATTTCGGAAGTGAGTTCGGGTAGCTCATATGGGGATATAGAGCCGTTAGCCTGGACGCCAGACAGCACAACTGACGTTGTGGTATATTGAGAGGATGACGAGGTAAATCCACTGATGGAGAATGGCCTCCTCAAAAAGCCACCAATTTTTTTACCCATGCCCCCATGATGAGAGGTGCTGGTTTGGTTTGGGGAAGCGCCACTTGCTGGGGAAGTAGCAGTTGCGGTATTTGATATTACCGAACTCCTAGATGAAACAGAGCTTCTACCATGTCTGGCAGCTGAAATTGATAAGGACCCGGCCATATTTAACGCGTAAGCAGCATGAGCAGGATTAGAAGTTCTAGCAGTAGAGCCACTGGAAGACCCAGAGACTGAAGATGAAGCCGAAGAGACAGACACTTTGTTTGGGTGTTGAATCAAGACTGATCTTTTTGCCTCATGTTCCTGTACGGTTAACTGTTCCTGTTTCTTTTGATCTCTCTGCACCTTGTAGACTTCAGTGACTAGGATATCAttgaacaagcccattgCTTGAAACTTCAATTTTCTTGCCTCATTTGAAGCAGCCTCCTTACTAGCTTTTCTAAATGCCTTAATCGATGACTCGGTGCCATAATGGAAAAGGATAGACCCAAATTGATGTGCGGATTTTTCATCATCATGAGACGGAAGCTGTTCAGTATTTGGAATCAAGTCTTGATAGTTTATCACTATGTTATTGATGAATCGCCTTTTGTCAAAGTTGATCATTTTGGAATTTTCAATGCTCATGTTAGGAACTAGGCCAGTGATCTCCAACAGACGAGAGATAAACCAACCCGGGCAAGGCGAAAAATTCTTGGGCCTAACAGGCTGCCTGTTATCGGCATCCAAAAAGTGCGCCGTCGATTTATCTAACCCGGTAAGCACAGATCCAATGAACGTCAACTTCTCATCTTTCTCGGATATTGTCTTATAGGCTTGCTTCCATGAAACCTCAAAAAATCGGGATTCTGGACTTATGATGGCGTTTTCTATGGCTGTTTCGATGAAAGATGGGACATGTGGCGAAATTGTGGCCATAGAACCCTCCCCAGCATCATCAGAATGGAATAAATTAACATTGGCATTCTTAACATGAACAAAGTTGAGTATCTCCAAGATAAGTGAACAAGTATTAACTCTGGCCTCATAGGTAGAATGCAGATGGGCAATATGCACAGTAAAAAATTTAGTCAGAGACAAATGCAGTCTGACTATCAACTGAACGCTAGCAGGGAACTTATCAATAATGTGTGCTGAACCACTCTCAAGCGTTGATAACCAGGTGAATATATCCAAAATTTGAAGATCATCCAACTGAGAACTTCCACTTGCAATTACATTATTAGATTCCGCATGCAATGGATAATTGAACAAAGCAACAAGAGAATCATTCGACAAAGACTCTAAAATTTGCGACACTTGAATCCAGTCTTGGTTCGAAACAAGCTTTAGTTTCGAGGTAATAAAATGATCTAATTTGTAAATCCAATTAATAATATCATCATAATCGGTGTGTTTCAGGGCCTGGAATTCGGTAACCATCTTATCAAGTGTGTCACTAGATCCATTCATGATAAGAGCGGACATACTAGTCTGCGGCTGAAATTGGCACAGCATATCGTGAACTTTCCTGCAATTTCTTGTGACGCCCAATGGACGATATAATTGGCGTTGATATGAGGACTTAATCTTCACGTATAGATCCTGTAATGTACATTGAAGTTTTTCCAATGCTGCTAAGGAGCTATCCCCCAAATTCGTCGCCGCACCCCGCTTATTCTCATTGGAGTTTTCAGGTCGAGCATCATTAACATGGAAAGTAATCTTGGCACTAGAATTATCATCGCAACTGTTCTTCCTCTTCTGGCTACTGTTATTATTATTCCTTAGGTCATCTAATCTTTTGTCCCACTCATCATAAACCTCCTGGTTAATGATCTTCAGAATATCCAGAAAGGTTTTGTTGTTAGCGAGATCATCGGTGAAGTCCGCATAATGCTCTCTAATCAAATGGTATAGTGATTCCAATACTCCGATCTGAATCTTTGCAAGGTAGTCTAGCGGACAGCCTTCGACGCTGGTGACCTTAAGATCCCAGACAGGGAATTTAAGCTCATCATATGATGGCTTAAAGATGCCACTCGCTGAAAACTGGTTGGAGGTAGTAGAAGGTGGTATCTGCCGGGATGATTCAGAATTCCGTAACTTATTGATTAGACTAATAGATATGGCTGAGGATTTCGCACCGATAAATCTCTTTGCCAAGTTTTCCAGTACGCACAACGTCGTCGTAAAACTTTTGTAGTTGTTAAAAAAGGTCTCTGCAAAGAGCTCATTATCCATAATTAGGCTAATCAATGCAAAATCTAACAAACCAATAGAGTGCTGACCATTGTGTTGAGCGCCTGACTTTTCCCGCCTTGCCTTTTCACTATTAAAATAGGAAACCAAATCTGTAGTTGTTACGAGGTTGGAGAACACCCGGCTTGTTAAGACCAAGATATCAAAAATCTTTTCCAAGCTTGCACATTTCAACACCACCTGTACGGTAAATTCGGCGATATCATCAGAACTGGAGTTAAAATTTTTGAACAGATCCAAATTTTCCAATGCACTGCTGACAGCAGATACATCAGGAGAGACCGAAGAAAGAAGCGACAACCGCTTGGGACTTTCAATAACGACACTAGTAGGCCTCGATTTAGCTTCGTAATCACGAATGGACTTGAAAATAACATCATCAGATATGTGGAAAACGTTAATATCTACGTTGAACATATCCCTAATGAACTTCAGTAAAACCTGTTTGTTTGATAACTTGGATGATATCTCCTTTGTAATTGGCACATCGATATTATCAATTCCGGTAACAGCGCTCGCTGCGGAACTCGAACTGGCATTTGAGTGAGGTGTCGAATTCACAGATAGTTGGCTGATCCGGTTAGAGGCTTGAGATGAGTTATTATTTTTCGTGGATGGCGTGCTTGCAGCTGCAATCAGTAGTTCCTGTGGAAACAGGGAATATGATGGTAACAATGTTGTAAACAAGGTCGGCAAATAAGCCCCACTGATGAGCGCACTTCTCGTTGAGTATGTCTTCGAATAAGTCTGTTGATTAATAGAAGGGGGTTCCATTTTTAAACTCATTTCCATAATTGTTTCAATATTCATTGGTGGCAAATTCATGTGAAACCTCCAATACTGATAGAAATCTGCCACATCATGTTCCTCCTCGTCAAGATGCAAGGAGTCCGTAAAGGAACTGGCAGAATCTCTATCCTGCGCAAATGCCTGGTCTAGTCTCTGCTGCCACTTGTAAAAGGCATTTTTTGTGCGGCGTATCTTTTTCTCCAAGTACTTATACTTGCTGTCTCTGGGTAGATCATCGGAGTGAATGACTAAGTCGCCAAAGTAAGGGATCACATTGTCCCTCACAAAGGCATCGTTTAAATTAGGTGGGGCTAGTATGAAAACACTGTTCATCGACTTGGAGGACATTTGCCTGCGATCCAACTGGACAATCGTGGGTACCCAATCCTTAAAAATTATCTTCAAGTAAGAGTCAGGCACATATTGCCACGTCCTTGTCAAGCGTAAAACGGGGATGGAGCATATTACTGTCGCAATTGCAAGCCATGAGACCATGTCCCCAAGTCGCTCAAACTTGCATCCCAATTGGACCCATTTTGTCAAAACCTCCGCTCGTTTCTTCGGCGTAAATCCCGTCTCTTCGCAGAAGATATGAGACACCATTAAGCGACTCAAATACTGTACATTTTTATCGTTGAAAAATACCAATGGGTTTAGTTCCACGTGCTTTTGTGTATATTGAGAGTCGTAAAGTAGGGAATAATCGGCTTGTGGGCTCCATACCCTATTAAAGGTTAGATTGATCTTGTGAATCTGGTTGGCAACCTTCTCGGTATCAAGTTTCAGGAAGCTCTGCACCTTTATTAAAACATCGAGTTTCGCGGACTGGATGGGTTCATTTGCAAAGCCGGTCAGCTTGACCAGTACCGTCTGTTTCTCCGCTATCGCCACCTTCAGCTCCTGCGACGTGTCTTCATCGTGGAAGGAAATCGTATCGAGTAGTATCACCAGGGACTGGAAAATCTTGTCGTCCAGCAGAAAGCCCGGGAACATGTCCAGCACTGTCTGGACCACTGTGGCTAGCCGCAGCGTCAATTGGCGGTCTGTCTCGTTGCTGATGTTGTAGTTCTGATTTAGGTCATCGGCtcccgccgcgcccgccggGTGGTGCTTCGAAAATACCTTCCCGAACAGGTTGAAGTAGTTGAGGACACGCGTGAAGTCGTCCAGGAGCGGCAGGAGCAACAAGATGTCTGTGACCCGTTTCGCGTCAGTCGTGGGCATGAACAGCACGGCGTGGCACAGCGACTCCAGCGACCCCGAAAGGATCTTGCCGTCCTTCTTGTCCAGCTGTAGGTCCGGATGAGGGTACGCCTCGCTCAGGTACTCCAGCCGCAGCTCGCCGCTCTCCATGGACGCCTCCAGGATCGAAGGCGCCGGCACAGCCTCGGAGGGGAGGGGCGGCTGCAGGAGGGGCATCTCCTGTCGCTCCTGGTGCATCTGCAGCGCCGCAGCGCTCGGCTCCAGCGCCGGGTCGAAGTACTTCACATTCGTCAGGCCCGACTTGTACAGATTCAGGATGCAGCCCTTGAGCTGCGCACGGTGCAACCGGTACGCAGTCGCGACATACTGGTACCCGCTCGTCCCCCCTCCCGTGAAGTGCGGCCGCTCCGATCCGATCGAAGACAGTGACGCTGTTGGCTGGTGGCTGTATCGCCCCtcgcgcgccggcgctgcgccCTGCGCCTTGTTCACCCACCCGAGCCGAAACACAGTCCCGTCGTACGTCTCCCCGTTCAGCCCGCCTCCACGTCGCACCGGCGAGCCCGCCGGCTGCGAGCAGGGCGACACCTGCTCCTCGCAGCGCGCACCCGCCTTCATGTCCTCACATGTCAGCGTCCGCTTGTGCGCTTGCCCCGTCGGCACCTGTAACTGCATCGGCGTCTgtggctgctgctgctgctgctgcgtgtGCTGTTGCGGCTTTGCCTGTTGGCCTTGTTGTGTGTAGTGGGTTTGGGCTGTCTTCAATGTTGTTTCATCTGAGTAAACAGATCCATTGGAGTGCGAATGACGCGACATATTATTTTTGGAATTAGGGCTTGAATTCGACGAGATCGAGCTCCGCGGCGTCGCGCTGATGCGCTCGTCAACGCAGGATGACTGCGACGCACTGGACGGCTTGCTTGCGCACGACTGCGGCGCAGATGGTGGCTTCTTGTTTCTCGCAGCCCACTTTAGGGGCATCTGCGTTGTTCGGTGGCTGACGAGCACGCGAAAGAGTACGCAAGTAGCGAAAGCCGGCGGAGAAAACCAGCTCTGTTGGTAGCCTGGAACGGTAGGGGACGCTACCGGGACCCGGTGGAGAGGCTAAATATGGGGCGGGCGGCAGAGGCAGCGTGGCCTTTTGATGAGCGCGGATCGCCTCCTGTATGATGTAATTGCAAATTGGCGCTAATCTGCGCGGAATGTGCCCAGGGCCAGGGCGATAAATAGGTATGTAGGCGGCTAGGCGGGGAGGCTCAGCCGGGCGAGCGCAAGGGCAGCGTCGCGggtgcgcgcgccgccgaTGAAGCCCGCGGCGTGGACGAAGATGCAGCCGGGGACGCCGGTCGCCTCGGAGAGGGCATCGTCACGCAGGCCGCGCCAAGGCTCTGGCAGACCGTGGCGGAAGCGGAAGGAGGTAGCCGACTGCGGGACGGTGGAGACGCGCCAGGAACCAGAGGAGTCGGCGAACAGCACGAAGAGGACCTCGCCGACGAGGCCGAGCTCACGCTCGACGTCGTAGAGGTGCTCTTTCCAGGGACAGAAGCGCTCGAGGACGACGATGCGGCCGCTGGGGtcgacggcggcgcggtCGCGCACGCCGGCGCGGACAATGTCCTTGGCGGGTAGCCACGCGCGGCCATAGCCGCGCACGACGCGCGCGAAGCAGTCGCCGACAAAGGCCGAGGCGGTAAGGAAGCACTCGTCGAAGCGGGCGTCGCTGGTCTCTTCGTTCCAGTCGGGGTTCATCTTGGCGACGATGCCCGGGATGGAGATGTTCTTGTCGTGGAAGCGCGGGCGCACGCCGAGCTCCTCGGCGTCAAAGTTGCTGATGCCGTTGTCGTTGGCATCCAGGGCCTCGACGAAGTCGCGGTACACCTTCTCGTAGAGCAGCTCGGTGTCCTCGTCGCTGATCTCAGGGCACAGCGCGCGCACGATCTGCCGTCCAAAGTGCTTGTACACCAGGCCGGCGCTCGAGAGCTTGGTTTTGTACTGGTCGCTGAACGTCTCGAAGAACTCGCGCTGGTGGTGGTCGAAGTACTTGACGCCGTCGTACTTGCCACTGACGTCCACCACGATACAGGACTCCTCCCACTTGGCCGGGTCGCGCGACCGCACGAGCTTGGCGTCTTTACCCTCAGGCAGTAGGCGCAGCATGTACACTGCGAGCGCCTCGTCAGCGTGGAACGAGCCCGAGTGCGTACAGATTTGCTTGAACGGGGTCATCTTGAGCTTCTTGGACATCGTGGCGAGGAGTCGGAGATGGCTAACAGTGCGATGGCCCGCAAATTTTTCTGCAAGAAAACCAGGATTTACCAACGAGCGTATCCTCGTCCGTGGAGCGAACCATGCGACTGCAGTTGCCGGTCGGGCCAGTCCAATCTGCATCGGCGATGCCCCCTGTACCTTTGTGGGAGTAGTGGTTGTTGCGATGCGCCCAAGTAGCAACGCGTGCGCGCCACGTGACATCCGCATCACGTGAGACAGCCGAAACCCGTACTAGAAAGCCCCGCGTCGCTGAGGCCTCTCTTGCCGCTACCACACAAGCACACAACGAGCCCGCAAGCAAGATGAGGCTACCCTTCAAGTACACGCGAGCCCAGCTGGAACTGTTCCGCTTCTCGTTTTGCCTGCTCGCCCCTGTGGGGGTCATGTACTACATCGGAACGGACACCGACCGCAAGCTGAACGTGCCTGGCTTCTGGCCAGACCCCGAGTCGCTGAACAAGATCCCCAAGGAGAAGTACGAGATCCAGGCCGAGCTGGCACGCATGCGCAAGGAGCGCTTGGAAAAGCGCTTGAGGCTGGAGCGCAGGTTGGCTGAGGAGTTTGGTCTGGACGTGGAGGCCGAGAAGGCCAAGTTGAGACAAGAGCTTGCcgagcgcggcgcggcggccgagCACTGAGTGCGCTGTCGTGCCGAAGGCATCATGTACATATTATCAATATAACTAGCTAGCGTATAATTGCGCCCTAAGCCTATGGAACAGTGCATCAGCGTCCTCCGAGCCGTTGCAAGATGatgatcacgtgatgagATTTCGCCGGCTCAACATGGTATTCTGCTTGCGCATAAGCACGAACCACTGCAGACCTGCACCAGGAAGAAAGCCGTTGAGGCAGCAACTGCACCATGCCTAGGAGCCGGAAGAACTCAGTCATACAGGATGTAGCGGCAAATCCCGGTGCCTCCTCTCACGATGAGCTGCCTCCGCTTTTTGGGGATAGTTCGTTACGCCAAAAAGTAGACACTCTGTTGGCAACGGTTGAAACAGAGATTGAACCTCAGGTAATtgagctgctggcgccAGAGTGGCGGCGAGCTTCTGCTCTGGGGTCTGCGAACGACGAGTATACATTGTACAGCGGATACGTGGCGGAAGTGGACACCAGAACTGGCGAACTGGAGGACCTGCTGACGGAAACCAGTGCAGTCAATCATCAGTTGGGAGAGCTGGTTACCAAGTTTAATGAGATATCGCTCAAGGTGGCGCACTTCCAGGAAACCACAGATGTTTTGCATACGGAGTACGACCAGTTGGCCGCTCAGTATGAGCAGATCAGCACGGAGTTGAGTCACTTCGAAGCACTAGACCCGGTCATGCGGAAGCTCAACCAGTATTCCTCGGCGAATGTGGTCAAAAGGGAGTCCTTCCGTAATACTCTGCGCAAGATAAACAGTTCGCTGGAGTTCATGGACGCGCATCCCATGTATTCGGAGGTTGGCGCGTATAGGCTGCGGTTCAAGCAATGTCTAGTCAGGTCTTGCAGTTTGATTGTCAACTATCTCACGAACTTCCTCAGAGGTGTGGAGACAGATGTGAACTCCAAGCTTCTGAACATTGCGAACGGGACATCTGGGAGCGCCTCGAGGGACGCCCTTCTCTACAATAAGTtcgctgcagctgcagaagaaTTTTCGTCCCTGCTTCAGACACTGCAGCAGCAAGTGAATTTGGAGTCCAATTCCAAGTACCGGGAAGAGTTAGCCTCTCTACTTGACGAGTGCTATGAGCATTACTTCCGTATCAGGGACAAGTTGCTACAGCATACTATAAGGGCCCAATTGGAGGAGTCAGCAGGCCTGCTGGGCGAGAATATCATGGTTCGTTCGCTACAGCAGAATATATTATTCTTCACCAAACTGTGTGAAAAAGAGTATAACATATTTTCCAAGTTCTTTCCTCAGGAAACCGATTTGCAGCGTATCAACGATTGGCTCTATCAACTATGCGAGCCTCTACATGATTCGACCCGGGCAGATATTCTAAGAGAAAGCTCCATTACACATATTTGCGACGCGATCACTCTTTTGAATAAATACTATCAGTTTGAGGAATCATCCACTGAATACAGCTTACAATTTGGTAAAGTTAGATTTGATAGACTTTTTGAACCG carries:
- the OXA1 gene encoding membrane insertase OXA1 (Syntenic homolog of Saccharomyces cerevisiae YER154W (OXA1)), encoding MLRASALRTVRSLRTPTFGTAFPVGLQRTAIRLNSSASGGGIPKATEELSELQNQLPTFETAEPIVQAAGEASNHIGYLASINMADSWLWPTGLLQNILEHVHVYAGLPWWGTICVTTVLVRALLFPLYVKYSDTIAKTSRVKPELEQLTREVMASTDLVEQQQATLKRRKLLQENGIKNRYLVVPILQLPLAISFFAAIRQMANYPVDGFSVQGIWWFADLAQADPYLGLQCLTAAMFMGLSRAGGESGAQQFSPQMRKVFTFLPLLTIPATMNLASGVVLYLAVNGVCSVAQTLLLRTPAIRRKLNIADVVPAPPADPNAPPKGLLESFRENIKKAKEQAEKKAEMNKKRYELEEAAKKEKERTSNIKIVHRSKLK
- the BEM2 gene encoding GTPase-activating protein BEM2 (Syntenic homolog of Saccharomyces cerevisiae YER155C (BEM2)) produces the protein MPLKWAARNKKPPSAPQSCASKPSSASQSSCVDERISATPRSSISSNSSPNSKNNMSRHSHSNGSVYSDETTLKTAQTHYTQQGQQAKPQQHTQQQQQQPQTPMQLQVPTGQAHKRTLTCEDMKAGARCEEQVSPCSQPAGSPVRRGGGLNGETYDGTVFRLGWVNKAQGAAPAREGRYSHQPTASLSSIGSERPHFTGGGTSGYQYVATAYRLHRAQLKGCILNLYKSGLTNVKYFDPALEPSAAALQMHQERQEMPLLQPPLPSEAVPAPSILEASMESGELRLEYLSEAYPHPDLQLDKKDGKILSGSLESLCHAVLFMPTTDAKRVTDILLLLPLLDDFTRVLNYFNLFGKVFSKHHPAGAAGADDLNQNYNISNETDRQLTLRLATVVQTVLDMFPGFLLDDKIFQSLVILLDTISFHDEDTSQELKVAIAEKQTVLVKLTGFANEPIQSAKLDVLIKVQSFLKLDTEKVANQIHKINLTFNRVWSPQADYSLLYDSQYTQKHVELNPLVFFNDKNVQYLSRLMVSHIFCEETGFTPKKRAEVLTKWVQLGCKFERLGDMVSWLAIATVICSIPVLRLTRTWQYVPDSYLKIIFKDWVPTIVQLDRRQMSSKSMNSVFILAPPNLNDAFVRDNVIPYFGDLVIHSDDLPRDSKYKYLEKKIRRTKNAFYKWQQRLDQAFAQDRDSASSFTDSLHLDEEEHDVADFYQYWRFHMNLPPMNIETIMEMSLKMEPPSINQQTYSKTYSTRSALISGAYLPTLFTTLLPSYSLFPQELLIAAASTPSTKNNNSSQASNRISQLSVNSTPHSNASSSSAASAVTGIDNIDVPITKEISSKLSNKQVLLKFIRDMFNVDINVFHISDDVIFKSIRDYEAKSRPTSVVIESPKRLSLLSSVSPDVSAVSSALENLDLFKNFNSSSDDIAEFTVQVVLKCASLEKIFDILVLTSRVFSNLVTTTDLVSYFNSEKARREKSGAQHNGQHSIGLLDFALISLIMDNELFAETFFNNYKSFTTTLCVLENLAKRFIGAKSSAISISLINKLRNSESSRQIPPSTTSNQFSASGIFKPSYDELKFPVWDLKVTSVEGCPLDYLAKIQIGVLESLYHLIREHYADFTDDLANNKTFLDILKIINQEVYDEWDKRLDDLRNNNNSSQKRKNSCDDNSSAKITFHVNDARPENSNENKRGAATNLGDSSLAALEKLQCTLQDLYVKIKSSYQRQLYRPLGVTRNCRKVHDMLCQFQPQTSMSALIMNGSSDTLDKMVTEFQALKHTDYDDIINWIYKLDHFITSKLKLVSNQDWIQVSQILESLSNDSLVALFNYPLHAESNNVIASGSSQLDDLQILDIFTWLSTLESGSAHIIDKFPASVQLIVRLHLSLTKFFTVHIAHLHSTYEARVNTCSLILEILNFVHVKNANVNLFHSDDAGEGSMATISPHVPSFIETAIENAIISPESRFFEVSWKQAYKTISEKDEKLTFIGSVLTGLDKSTAHFLDADNRQPVRPKNFSPCPGWFISRLLEITGLVPNMSIENSKMINFDKRRFINNIVINYQDLIPNTEQLPSHDDEKSAHQFGSILFHYGTESSIKAFRKASKEAASNEARKLKFQAMGLFNDILVTEVYKVQRDQKKQEQLTVQEHEAKRSVLIQHPNKVSVSSASSSVSGSSSGSTARTSNPAHAAYALNMAGSLSISAARHGRSSVSSRSSVISNTATATSPASGASPNQTSTSHHGGMGKKIGGFLRRPFSISGFTSSSSQYTTTSVVLSGVQANGSISPYELPELTSEIQDTKIVTVIKTFEIKSCIQINNYRQDPDMMHCFKIVMEDGTQHTLQCMDDADMHEWMKAITLSKRYSFHSKRFKGKTSNKIFGVPVEDVCEREGALIPNIIVKLLDEIELRGLDEVGLYRVPGSVGSINALKNAFDDEGAVHNTFTLEDDRWFEINTIAGCFKLYLRELPESLFTNEKVDEFVNIMTAYKNHEVDLSQFQNGIKTLLSTLPVFNYHILKRLFLHLNRVHQHVENNRMDASNLAIVFSMSFINQDDLASTMGPTLGLLQMLLQHLIRNPEHYFT
- the MYG1 gene encoding Myg1p (Syntenic homolog of Saccharomyces cerevisiae YER156C) — protein: MRMSRGAHALLLGRIATTTTPTKVQGASPMQIGLARPATAVAWFAPRTRIRSLVNPGFLAEKFAGHRTVSHLRLLATMSKKLKMTPFKQICTHSGSFHADEALAVYMLRLLPEGKDAKLVRSRDPAKWEESCIVVDVSGKYDGVKYFDHHQREFFETFSDQYKTKLSSAGLVYKHFGRQIVRALCPEISDEDTELLYEKVYRDFVEALDANDNGISNFDAEELGVRPRFHDKNISIPGIVAKMNPDWNEETSDARFDECFLTASAFVGDCFARVVRGYGRAWLPAKDIVRAGVRDRAAVDPSGRIVVLERFCPWKEHLYDVERELGLVGEVLFVLFADSSGSWRVSTVPQSATSFRFRHGLPEPWRGLRDDALSEATGVPGCIFVHAAGFIGGARTRDAALALARLSLPA
- the PET100 gene encoding Pet100p (Syntenic homolog of Saccharomyces cerevisiae YDR079W (PET100)) produces the protein MRLPFKYTRAQLELFRFSFCLLAPVGVMYYIGTDTDRKLNVPGFWPDPESLNKIPKEKYEIQAELARMRKERLEKRLRLERRLAEEFGLDVEAEKAKLRQELAERGAAAEH
- the COG3 gene encoding Golgi transport complex subunit COG3 (Syntenic homolog of Saccharomyces cerevisiae YER157W (COG3)), with translation MPRSRKNSVIQDVAANPGASSHDELPPLFGDSSLRQKVDTLLATVETEIEPQVIELLAPEWRRASALGSANDEYTLYSGYVAEVDTRTGELEDLLTETSAVNHQLGELVTKFNEISLKVAHFQETTDVLHTEYDQLAAQYEQISTELSHFEALDPVMRKLNQYSSANVVKRESFRNTLRKINSSLEFMDAHPMYSEVGAYRLRFKQCLVRSCSLIVNYLTNFLRGVETDVNSKLLNIANGTSGSASRDALLYNKFAAAAEEFSSLLQTLQQQVNLESNSKYREELASLLDECYEHYFRIRDKLLQHTIRAQLEESAGLLGENIMVRSLQQNILFFTKLCEKEYNIFSKFFPQETDLQRINDWLYQLCEPLHDSTRADILRESSITHICDAITLLNKYYQFEESSTEYSLQFGKVRFDRLFEPILQDLQARLIFRAEAYVQRKVTNYTPPKEDTDKRTGKGTYGTMVDTHTGAADEDHSLLLQFLENYELPENGSLVGNQLKAYYPSLLYALALLSKVYQLVNSSVFDNLAHHIVHDCIQSLKGAYQSSPDFTHLDDMLTYLKNLLMLRDQVQHFDIQYSSNETYLDFSGLGELINSIRKGSFPSGGSGSVLSLARETVPKIVNNMIDARSEIVVELRNLLNTITTVAARDLLQDTLQVTLPDALPGANLKLKMNIEERLPKFQQLVAAHMPDQSVAVHIVHAVRNAVVQEYSMYIEGISAEVARGAIPHDTLDVLLTPDLLNDLFDATMVPSATDGMKDSGSPKHS